The Thermodesulfovibrionales bacterium genomic sequence GGGAAGCAGTCTTTCCCTCAGGGCCACAAACTTTCTGAGCTGCTCGCCCGCAATGGAATCACCACCGAAACAGGTATCGGAGAAATGGCTCATCAGCCCCGCGATATTCAGGCTATCCATCTTCGAGATGGCGAGGATATCGTCCAGGACATTCTCGCTGTTGAGGCCGAGCCTCCCCATCCCCGTATCAACCTTGACATGGACATCAAGGGGCCGGTTCCTCCTTCTTGCCTCTTCGGAAAACCTCACCGCGGAATCGAGGTCATAAATGACAGGAATGAGATTGTATTCAAAAAACTCCGTTCCGTCGGTCTTATCGAAAAGGACAAGTATCGGGGAATGAATCCCCCCGCTCCTGAGGGTCAGGGCCTCTTCCGTATACGCCACGGCAAGACAGGAAATGCCTTCGGCCTCAAGCCTCCCCGAAACTCCAAGAGCACCATGACCGTAAGCATCAGCCTTCACCACCGCTATTACGCCGCGGTCACCGGAGAGGGTCCTGACGACATTCAGGTTGTGGGAAAGGGCGTCAAGATCTATATCCGCAACAGCTCCCCTATGCATTGTCCGATAAACGGGAGTACCCTTCTGACGGGTAGCTGACCGTCACTTCGACTCCTCTTTCTTCTCCTCCTTCTTCTCCTCGACGGGCTTCTTTGGTGTTACATCTATCTCATCGGGTTCTGAAGTCGCCTTCTTAAAGTTCCGTATCGCCTGGCCGATACCCTTTCCGATTTCGGGCAACTTTGCCCCGCCGAAAAGGACGAGCACGATTATGAGTATGACGATCAATTCCGGCATCCCTAACCCAAACATGGAACACCTCCTATCCTTTCGTAGTCTTCCGGTGTATTCACATTGACGAAGGACCTGCCCGAGGGATCAATTTCCCTGACCGTCTCCTCGTCGATGTAGCGCACCTTCAGCCTTTTCAGCAGCTCACCGGGGCTTCTCTTCTCTTCCTTGAAGATCCCTTCCATGATGGCGACTGCGTTCTTCGTGTAAATGCCGACAAGCGGCTCTGTCATACCCCTGAAGACGGGGACAACTGCGTCGACATCACTGCTCCCTTTATAAGCGTCAGCCATATGCCGCAAAAGCCCCTCATGGAGGAAGGGCATGTCACAGGCAACGAAAAAGACGGAATCCTCTCCCGTCGCCACGAGAACAGAGAATATGCCCGTTAACGGACCCCGCTCCTTCTTCAGGTCGCCGATCATGGGAAGGCCGAAATGGAAGAAATACTCGGGCTCATTGGTATTGATGATGACCCTGTCAAAGACCCCTCCCAGAACATCGATGGTGCGTTCGATAATCGTCCGCCCCTCGACAGTGAGAAGACTCTTCAGACGGGGGATCCTTCTGTTTTCGCCGCCCGAGAGGATCGCAGCGGTCAAAAGACCTCCTCGGAATCGTCATGGTATTCTCTTTCCGAGTACGGCATGAACCGTGTGCACTTCGAAAGGAAGGTTAACTTTATCGTTGCGGTAGGACCGTTACGCTGCTTCGCTATGATGATCTCGGCCTCGCCCTTGTTCGAGGGGTTGTTCTTATTGTATACCTCATCCCGGTAGAGGAAGATGATGACATCGGCGTCCTGTTCGATGGCGCCCGATTCCCGCAGATCGGCGAGGGTCGGCTTCTTCTCCCCCCGCTGTTCCACCGCCCTGTTGAGCTGGCTCAGGGCGATGACCGGAACATGCAATTCCTTCGCGAGCCCCTTCAGAGAGCGGGATATCTCCGATATCTCCTGCTCTCTCCTCTCGAAACTCCCCCTGCCCCTCATGAGCTGGAGATAATCGACCATCACAAGGCCGAGACCGCCGTGATGCTCAACCTTAAGCCGCCTCGCCTTTGCCCGCATCTCGAGGACCGATGTGCCCGATGCATCATCTATATAAATAGGTGCCTCAGCAAGTCTTCCGGCAGCGCTCGTGAGCTTATGCCAGTCCTCCTTTCTGATAAACCCCTTCCTCACACTGTTGGAATCGACCATCGCCTCCGCGCAGAGCATCCTCATCGCAAGCTGTTCCTTCGACATCTCGAGACTGAAGATGGCGACAGGTTCTCTCATCTCGAGAGCGACATGCTGTGAGACATTGAGACCCAGCGCCGTCTTGCCCATAGACGGTCTGCCGCCGATGATAACGAGGTCGCCCGGCTGAAACCCCGTTGTCAGCTCGTCCAGCTCCTTGAATCCTGACGGTACGCCCGTGACCGCCTCCTTCCTGTCATAGAGGCGCTCGATCATCTCGAAGCTGCTCTTTATCACTTCCTTGAGGGGAAAAAACGAGGTCTTCGTCCGCCTGTCGGAGACATCGAATATCGTCTTCTCGGCATAATCGACGAGTTCATCGGCCTCGAGTGAGGACTCATAGACCTTCGCAGCGATCTCCGTCGTCGATCTCAACAGGCTTCGGATGAGGGCCTTCTCCTTGACGATCTTCGAATGATACCGCACATTCGCAGAGGTCGGGACCTGCGCGGCTATGTTCGAGAGATACGTGACGCCTCCGACCGCATCGAGGTCGTTCCTCCTCTTCAGGGTATCGGTAACCGTGATGAGGTCTATCGCTTCATTCTTTTCATAGAGTTCCACCATCGCGTCGAATATCCTCCGGTGGGAGTCACGATAGAAATCATCCTGGGAAAGGATCTCAAGCGCCTTTGAAATGGCCTCGTTGTCGAGAAGGATGGCCCCGAGAACGGACTGCTCCGCTTCGAGGTTTTGAGGAGGGAGCCGGTCAAGGGTTAGGTCAGAATCCCTCATTCCGCGACTACATGGACGGTTATCTGGGGAACGACCTCGGGATGGATTTTCACCCCCACCGAGTACGAGCCGAGTCTCTTGATCGGCTCATCGAGGATGATCTTCTTCCTGTCGACATCGAACCCCTCTTTTTTCAGCGCTTCAGCGATGTCCATCGTCGTGATGGAACCGAAAAGCTTCTCTTCCTCTCCCGCCTTTGCGATCAAGGTGACGGCGGTCTTCGACAGTCTTTCCGAGAGATCCTGGGCCTCGTTCCTGATCTTCCGTGCATGCTCTTCAATCTTCTTTTTCTCATGTTCCAGGGACCTCATATTCTTGACATTCGCCTCGACGGCGAGGTTCTTCGGTATGAGGAAATTCCTCGCGTACCCGTCGGCCACATCCACGACACTGCCCATGGTCCCGAGACTTTTCACGTTTTCCTTCAGGATAACTTTCATTCCGCTAACCCCCTTGTATGAGAAAAGGTATAATTCATACTGCGATCGATGCTTCTCCGATTTCAAGAAATTATACCATAAATTTCTTCCGAAAATTTCCTCCGATTTGGACCGCCCTCAGACTTCGGGAAGAGCTCCTCGCCGAAGGTCTCGGCATGACGTGACGGAGAGGAACCGGTATGAGGGGGAGCGCAGTGAGGCATCAGGTGCTACTGCTCTATTGCCGGCAGGCACAGAGAATTCGCCATCGGGATGCGGAGCCGGCAGCTCAGGCTTCGTCTGATGCTTCCCGTCTCCTTATTATCCACACGTTTCCGAAGTCCCTTTCTTGGTAGGCCCTCGCAAGCCCCAGCCTCACGAGTTCAAGGATAGCGATAAAGGTCACGATGAGAAATGAGCGTGTTAATCTCCCATCGAGCAAATCCTCAAAACGCACGGCCTTCTGATTGTCAAGCCTTTCGATGATGGAAGATATCCTGTCTTTAACGGTCAGCGTCTCCCTCGTTATGGAGACAGTCTCGGGCGGAGCCTTGTCAAGGAGCTTCTTGAATGCGGTAAGGAGATCAACGATGCTCAGCTCGAAGAGGTTGAGGCCCTCAAGCTCCGGCTCCCCGGTCATGAAAAGGTGCGGTTCCTTTCCGTGGTCCAGACCCTCAGCGAACAGGCCGTCTTCAGACGACGTCTCTTTCCCCTGCACCTCGCCGACCGAGGGGCTCCGGAAGAAGACGTCGCTCCAGACCTCCTCCCGCTCCCTGAATGTAAATGTCGCATCTTTAAACGCCTGGTATTCAAGCAACCGTTGGACGAGTTCAAATCGCGGGTCTTCCTCCGCTTCCTTCTCCACCTCTTCATCCACAGGAAGAAGCATCCTCGACTTGATATGGATGAGTGTCGCAGCCATAAGGAGAAACTCGCCGGCGATATCGAGATTGAGTTCTTTCATCATGCCTATATATTGGAGATATTGGTGTGTAATGAGCGCTATGGGGATGTCGTAAATGTCTATCTTGTTCTCCCTGATGAGATGAAGGAGCAGATCAAGGGGACCTTCAAAGGCAGGGAGTTTTATGCTGTAAACATCTTCCATGAGAGACTATTCTACCATACCATGCCGCAGCGAAGGCGAAGGTTCGCCCTGCCGGCCAGATCGAATGAGGGATGCGGATGCTCAGACGGTGAATTTCTGCAGTTCCAGGAGAAGATTCTGGGCCTCTTCCTTCAATGAGCTTATCCCCGCGCTCATCGCGTCGGCCGAATCTATCAAGTTGCCCGTCGTATTCTGAATCTTGTCCATAGACTGAACAATCTCAGTGTTCTTCTGCTTCTGTCTGCCCGTAGCCTTTGCTATCTGGCCCGCCTGCTGCGTGACGTTCTCTATGGCGCCCGCTATCTGCTTGCTGCCGCTTTTCTGTTCGCCTATCGCTATCTTCACCTGATGGGAAATCTCCTTCATCTTTTCCGTCGCATCGATGATGAACCTGCTCCCCCTGCTCTGTTCCTGCAATGCTACGGAGATGTTTTCGACCTGCTTCGACATGCCCTTTGTAGCCTCGGTTATCTGCTTGATAACCTGTGATTCCTCGGATGTCGCTCTCTGTATCGCCTTCGACATCTCCGTCGCGACCTGTGAACTCTCTACTATTCCCCCGAGGGCAGTGTTCACCTCCTGCACAAGCTTCAGGCCTTGCTCGACTGTCCGAATGCCCTCCCCCGCCATTTCGACACTCGACCTCGTATCGTCCTGCACAGAGGTAATCAGTTCCGCTATCTCCTTTGTCGAGACCGATGTCCTCTCGGCAAGGCTCTTTATCTCATCGGCGACAACGGCGAAGGCCCTGCCGTGCTCCCCCGCCTGCGCAGCGAGAATGGCCGCATTCAGTGCGAGAAGATGTGTCTGGTCCGCGATATCGTCTATGACGTTGAGGATCTCTCCGATATCCCCGGATCTTTTGCCGAGGACGTTTATGACATCGGAGAGGGCGCCGACGCTCTTCCGGATATTTTCCATCCCTTCCATCGCCGCATTCGCGGCACTGATTCCCCTGTCGGAGGCGTCCGTCATGACTTTCTCGGCCAGCTCGACAGATTTATTCGCGTGATCTTCGATTTCCTTGACCGTCGCGTTCACTTCGGAAGTGGAAGACGCTATCTCGTCCGACGATAACGACAGGTTCTCAAGGCTCTGCGAGATCTGCTTGATACTGGATATCATCTCTTCGATGGATGCGGCAGTCTCCTGCGCCGACTCATAAAACACATTCGCGTTATCGGCAACACTTTCGATCGATTTCGCCATCTGCATCATCGCAGATGATGTCTCTACTGCCGAATCGGAGAGGCTCTCCGCGCTCACCGCTACGCTCGAGGTAGAATCGTTCATCTCGGAGATCGCGACGGAAGTTACTTCGATGGTACGCTTCTGGAGGTCCGCGACGGCCAAGACGCTCTGCGACGAGGTGACGATGTTTGCCGTAACCTGGGAAACGCCGTTCGTGACATTTCGTATCTTCGAAAGCATGTCCTTCAGATTGAAGGCCATCCTGTTTATGGCGCTGCCGAGAGACGCGATCTCGTCGTTACCCCTGATGGTGACCGCCGACGTGAGGTCACCGGCGGCGACTCTCTCGGCGGCTTTCTCCATGCCCATGATCGGCAAGGTGATAAACCGGGAGATCGAAAAGAATACGACGATGAGTGACACGAGAAAACTCACCGCCGAGATCCCGAGCGCCCAGAAGAGAAGCGCGTAGAGCTGAGAATTGATCTCCTCCGACTTAATCCCGAGACGAAGGGCGCCCGCTATTTTCCCCTCCGCATTGGTCAGAGGGAATGAGAGGTCATAAAAGGAACCGGCCTTTTGCGTGAGCATCTTGGTCGAGGACGCAGCCTTCGCCGACACATCGTCCTTTAACTCTTTGCCCAGGCTTGATTGCTGAGTGTGGAAGAGGACCTTGCGGTTTGCGTCGATGACCATGGCATATCCCACGGCCTTATCCCGTGACATCAACTCCTGGAGTTTCTCGTTCACGCCGTCTATCGACTCGAGCGGAACACCGAGACTCAGCGCCCTGCCGAGGTCCCTCTGCAGCGAGTCGCCCACAGCGTTACTCTTGGCAAGAATAGCATTCTTATACTTGTTCGAGGCAACATAGGTGAGGACAGCGGTATTCACTCCGATGATGAGAAAGAGTATGCCCGCAACAGCCAAGACCGCCTTCTTCTGAAGTTTCCCCGACTTCATTTTATGACCTTCGTCGCCGAAGTGAGCAGATCTAACGGTACCTTGAGTCCCATATCAGTCGCCTCCTTCAGGTTTATAATCATATCGATCTTTTTCGGCTGTTCCACAGGAAGCGCAGACGGCTTCGCCCCCTTGATTACCTTCGCCGCCATCTTCGCCGCCTCCTTGCCCTGTTCGGAAGGGTTCGCCGCCAGGGTGAGGATGACGCCGCTCGCCTCGCCGCCCTCGATGGTCGCGGCCGTCGGTATCTTCGCTTTCCGTGCCACAACAACAATGTTATTGACGCAGTGCATGGCGGCACAGCCCGTGGTGAGAAAGAGGCCTTCAATATTCGCTATCTTCGAAGCATCCTCGGCCTTCTTGATATTAAACCGCACCGACTGGAATCCGAGAGAACCTTCGAGTTGCTTCACCTCGTTCGCCTGCACCACGGTATCCTTCTCGACGTCGTTGAAAACGACCCCCAGTTTCGAGAAATTTCCTATGCTTTTCAGATTCTTGATCAGACTCGCCACAGGCACTTTCGAACTCACCCCCGTTGCGTTCTTTCCCGTTACGCCGACCGCCTGAGGGTCATAAACACCCGCAAAAACGATAGGGATGTCGGACGTTTCACCCATCGCCGCTATGGTAGCGGGGGCACCGTAGGCGATGATGACCGAGGAGCCGACGGCAACGAGTTTCCGCGCAGCATTTGTCCATGACATCACTTCCGGAGTGGGACTCTGGACAACGACATCGACCTTCCCTGCAGCGAAGAGGCCTTCTTCGGTCAGGCCTTCGATGAGCCCCTTATGGATGTCTTTGTAATAGGGGATATTACCCGTCATGATCACGCCGATCGTCTTTTCGGCTGCAACGACAGGGAACGCTGTTCCCAGGATGGCGATAACGAGCACGAAAGACAGGAACAAAGCAGTTCCGCACTTCGACACGACTTTTTCAATCACCGTTTCAGCGTCCCCGATATCGGTCACCATTACCACCTCTTCGCGAGCGTTACATAAATGATCTGAGCCCTGCCGTCTTGCACGTCACCGTAAGGATTGTTGTTGACATTATTCAAATCACTGTACTGGTACCGCAGACCGAGCGCATAACCGCATTTGAACCGGTATTCTCCCGAGACAAAAAAGAGCGTCTCCCGCGTATTCAGCAGAGAGAACGCCGCAACGGAGACCGGCTGAAGGAGAGCGGGGTCGGACGGGAAGAATCCGCCGCTGCTGGTCGTATAATTCACCCCTGCGTTGAGGTTCAAGTTTTCTTTCGGAAGATAGGTGAGCGTGAGCCCATAATTGTGCGTCATATCCTCAAACGGAACGTTGGGGTCTACATTAACATTACTGGCCAGGTCCTGAAAGGCTATATCCTGCGTAGTATTATTGTGCATATAGGCATAACTCGCCGTAGCAGAAAGGTCTTTGAGGATGAGGAACGTGACACTCCCCACAACGCTGCTGACCTTCACAGACCTGTTCAACGCATCAGTGGTATCGGTAAAACTGAGGTCGTCCCTCTTCTGGCTCGATATGTTGTACGTGAAGAGTGCGTTGACTGCGGGCACGGGTATCCATGAAAGTTGTACCGAACCTGCATTCGAATTATTGGGAACGGTATTCACAGGAGGATTGTCGACACTCGTGTAGACGTATCGTGCCTTGAGTGTCAAATTCTTCATGAGCCGCACATCGGCCCAGAATGATGCGACGTTGCTGTACGTAGATACCGGGAGGTTCCATAAGGCTGCATTTTCCCTCGTCGTACTCCCGTAGGTGTAATTCGCCCATAGGGTCAGCGGCGAGAACGGCTTGTACCTCACGGTGCCGGAGATGGTATTGTTTATTGATGAAATAGAGGGTTTTACAGGATAGATAAAGGTGTTCGCCGGATTCGTTATGTCGGTCAGCGAAACCAACGCCGGGTTGTCGATGTCGGCTTCGCGGTATTTGTATTTCAGGAAGACCGCGAGCTGGGGCATCGGAACCCAGGTTACCGCGCCGTAGCCGATGAGATAATCAGCCTTCGCGCCGCTATCGTTGTTCTTGCTTTCCAGTTGTGTAAGCGTTGCAGACAAGACTAGACCCCCGGTATAGTTCGTATGGATCTTGACGGTATTGGAGGAACCATCAAAACCGGGTATGAGGTTGTGAGGAAATACCCCCGCCGGCCTTTCCAACGAAGCGTTATAGGCATCATAGAGAACGGTTTGCCCCCCGGGACTGAATCTCTCTTCACCGTGGGCGTAATCGATCTCTATCGGCCCGAGATGACTGTTCGCACCGATGGTGAACGTCTTCGTGTCGAGGTCGATATTCCTCGCCTGTGAAACCCTCACGATATTGTTAAAGCTGCCGGACCCCCCGAGGAAGAGCTGCTGCATTAACCCGTTTTTTTCGATGAGGCCGCCATCGACGTAAAAGTGGAGGGGAAAATCGGGCATCTTCAACCTCAGGGATGCTGTATTGATTCCGGTCCTCACCCCGTACTCCACACCTGGATCCCTTACATCAACGGTGGGAGCCGTGGGTATGGGAACCGGATTAAGGTCTATGAGCAGAATATTCGGAAGGTTTTGGAATAACGACCTGCTAATTCCCCTGAAGAGGATGAGGTCTTTGTAGGAATAACTGAGGTCTCCGTAATAGTCCTTTTCATTATTCACATCGACATCTAGATGCAGCCTGTTCGGAAAGGAAAAGACCCTCAACTCTCCGCCTCCCGCAAGGGAGTTGTGGAGATATTCATACTGATCGGCCGTCGGCGAGCCGTTCACATTTACAAACCGGTAGCCCCCGAAAAGGGAGATTTCAGGCTTTATCTTCGGAAAGGTATAGACCTCTTCTGCAGGACGCTCTTCCGAAGTCATCTCCTGACCCGCGGGAGCAACCTCCGGCGCCTTCACCTCAGGAACAGCCTCTCCAGAATCGGTCTCCTGAGCCGGCACGGTACTCCCAAGAATCATCAACACGAGAAACACGATACAGGATATCTTTTTCATCTCTCCCTCCTACTGGGTGAACCATCCCCTGCCGCTTGCAGAGGGAAGGTCCGTGCCGTGGATCTGGGAATGACAATCTGTGCACTTCGTATAAAACGCCCCTTTGCTTCCCAGCGTGGCTCTCGCAGACGATGTACTGTGTCCCGAATGGCACTGAAGGCAAAGGAAAGGCTCTCCCACGGTGAGCAGGTTCCTGTATACCGAGCCGTGCGCGCTGTGGCAGGTTCTGCAGTCCTCGGTAGTTTCAGCATGCTCGAAGACGAAAGGGCCCTGCTTTTCCGCGTGGCACTGGGTGCATAACTCCTTGATGGTCGCCTTTCTTAAGGACTTCTCATTAATCGAGCCGTGAGGGTCGTGGCAGTCGGTGCAGTAAATCTTTCTCTCCGGAACGGGATGGTGGCTCAACAGGGTGAACGATGCGAAGATCGCACCGTGACACCCCTCGCACATCGTCGCGGTCTGCCTCCGTCTGACCGTAAGATCCGGTCCCTGATGGACATTATGACACGAGAAGCATGAAACATCGCTGATCGCATGGGTGCTTGCGTTCCAGTTGTGGAGATTGAACGTCGCATTGGCAGCATGGCATTTAAGGCATATGAGAGACTGGGCTATTGCGGGAAGATTCTTTATATCAACGAGGGTCTTATACTCACAGGCGGTCCTCTTGCCCTCCTTTGCGTCCATCTCGACCTTCTCCGGGGTTATCCCCTCAATCGCAAGGCTCCCCGGCCCATGGCACGATTCGCAGTCCACCAAGGGCATGCCGGATTTCCGCGAAAGCTGGGCTCCCATGGTGCTCGCATCGAAATCGCGTTTTATCTGGTCATGGTAGTGGCACGCGGAAAGACACGTCTGGGTACCGACGTAATTCGCGTCAATCCTTCCCACGATCATCTTTTCGTATTCCTTCATCGGCAGGATGGGTTTTGCGGACTTGAGCGATTCGCACCCTGAAAGCGCAATCGTCAAAACTGAGAGGAATAAAAAGATGCTTCTCAATACGATCATGCCCTGCACCTCCATGCTTCTTCAGTTTCCCTACTGTATCTCCCGGCTCACCTTCAGCCGCTGTTATAGCACCACGTATCGCCCGGACGCCCCTTGCCAGAGGCGATTCTCGCACGATACCTGCTTAAACAGCTATATATATAGCAACTTTACAGACAAAATGCAACAAAAAATTGGCCTTCTCATCAGTGTCTTTCCCCTGACGTTTTCTTTGCCCAAACCGGGTTCTTCTCTCTATAAGTATCTCGGCAAACTGACTACGTTTCCCTTTCCCGTTCTGCCTTGCAAAAAAGACCGGCCCTGTGCTAAGCTTACAGCCTGTAAAAACACGCACGCCCTCAACTATTCCCTTCGCGGTCCCTCTGAGAGGGTGAAGGGGAAGGGGCGGAGGAAAAAACCGGAGGAGGAAGACATGGTTGCGACGATGAAGGAGCTGCTTGAGGCCGGAGTCCATTTCGGCCATCAGGTGAAGAGATGGAACCCGAAGATGAAACGCTATATCTTCGGAGAGAGAAACGGTATCTATATCATTGACCTTCAGAAGACCCTGAAGGGCCTCGAAGAGGCATTTCACTTCGTCAGGAATACCTCTGCTAAGGGTGGTTCGATACTCTTTGTGGGGACCAAGAAGCAGGCGCAGGACGCGATCCAAGACGAATCCCGGCGCGCCGGCGCTTTCTTTGTAAACCAGAGGTGGCTCGGAGGGATGCTGACGAACTTCGCTACAATTAAGAAAAGCATCGAGCGTCTCAAGAGCATCGAAAGGATGAAAGAAGACGGGACCTATGAGGCCCTCTCAAAAAAGGAGGTTGCTGCTCTCGAGAAAGAGAGGACCAAGCTCGACAGAAACCTGATCGGCATGAAAGAAATGCCTGTGCTGCCCGGAGCTGTTTTTATTATAGACCCCAAAAAGGAGAAGATCGCCATCGCCGAGGCGAAGAAACTCTCTATTCCGATCGTTGCCGTCGTCGATACGAACTGCGACCCCGACGAGGTGGATTATGTGATACCGGGGAACGATGATGCGATTCGGGCGATAAAGTTGATAACGGGGAAGATGGCGGAGGCGGTTCTCCAGGGGAAGGAGAGTGCCACGAAGGCCGCTTCGCTGGAGGCAGAAAAGGCAGCGATAGAGGAGAAGGTGGAACAGGAAGAGGCCGCAGAGGCCCTCGCAGACGCGGCACTCGAGAGTCCCCGTGGCGTTGCGGATACTAAGGCGGAGGTGTCACGGTGACGATATCAGCGGATAAGGTCAAGGAACTGAGAGAAAAGACCGGGGTCGGCATGATGGAGTGCAAGAAGGCACTCACCGAGGCCGCCGGTGACTTCGAAAAGGCCCTGACGGTACTGAGACAGAAGGGTCTCGCAACCGCGACAAAAAAGGCAGGGAGAACCGCTGCCGAAGGGATTATAGGTTCATATATCCATCACACGCATAAGATCGGGGTCCTCCTGGAGGTAAACTGTGAGACCGACTTTGTCGCGAAAACGGACGATTTCAGAACTCTGGTGAAAGATATCGCTGCGCAGATCGCTGCTGCCAATCCGACCTATGTCTCACGGGAAGAGGTGCCCCAGGACGTCATCGAAAACGAGAAGGCCATTTACCGGGCGCAGGTCGCCGATAAGCCCGCACAGGTCGTGGAAAAAATCGTCGACGGCAAACTGGATAAGTTTTTCGATGAGACCTGTCTCCTTGATCAAGTGTTCATCAAGGACCCCGAGCATAAGCTTAAGATAAAGGACCTCGTTACTGAAAAGATCGCGAAGCTCGGAGAGAATATCGTCGTCCGACGTTTTGCCAGATTCCAGGTAGGAGAACGTTCGTAAGTCATTCAGCAGTCGGAAGCATAGGTCTCTCTATCAATAATCAATGACGAAGAACCTCCGTTATAAAAGGATACTCCTGAAGCTCAGCGGGGAAGCCCTCATGGGCGAAAAAGGGTACGGCATCGAGTCCGCCGTGGTCCACGATATGGCTTCCGAGATACGGGAAATTGTGCAGATGGGGGTCGAAGTTGCCGTGGTAATCGGCGGGGGGAACATCTTCCGAGGCGTCGAGGCGAGCGTAAAGGGAATGGAACGCGCCTCTGCCGATTACATGGGAATGCTCGCCACCGTGATTAATGCGCTCGCCCTCCAGAATGCACTCGAGAAGATAAAGGTCCAAACAAGGGTCCAGTCAGCGATAGAGATGCAGGAACTGGCCGAGCCTTACATCAGGAGGAGAGCGATCCGGCATCTCGAAAAGAGGCGGGTTGTCATCTTCGCCGCAGGGACCGGCAATCCCTATTTCACGACCGATACGGCCGCCGCCCTGAGGGCGATGGAGATCGGCGCCGAGATAATACTCAAGGCGACAAAAGTTGACGGGATTTACTCCTCCGATCCGATAAAAGACCCATCGGCGAAGAGATATGGCACCATCTCCTATATGGAGGTCCTCAGGAAGGGACTGTCCGTCATGGACTCTACCGCAATTTCCCTCTGTATGGACAACAGCCTTCCGATTATGGTATT encodes the following:
- a CDS encoding DmsE family decaheme c-type cytochrome, yielding MIVLRSIFLFLSVLTIALSGCESLKSAKPILPMKEYEKMIVGRIDANYVGTQTCLSACHYHDQIKRDFDASTMGAQLSRKSGMPLVDCESCHGPGSLAIEGITPEKVEMDAKEGKRTACEYKTLVDIKNLPAIAQSLICLKCHAANATFNLHNWNASTHAISDVSCFSCHNVHQGPDLTVRRRQTATMCEGCHGAIFASFTLLSHHPVPERKIYCTDCHDPHGSINEKSLRKATIKELCTQCHAEKQGPFVFEHAETTEDCRTCHSAHGSVYRNLLTVGEPFLCLQCHSGHSTSSARATLGSKGAFYTKCTDCHSQIHGTDLPSASGRGWFTQ
- the rpsB gene encoding 30S ribosomal protein S2; translated protein: MVATMKELLEAGVHFGHQVKRWNPKMKRYIFGERNGIYIIDLQKTLKGLEEAFHFVRNTSAKGGSILFVGTKKQAQDAIQDESRRAGAFFVNQRWLGGMLTNFATIKKSIERLKSIERMKEDGTYEALSKKEVAALEKERTKLDRNLIGMKEMPVLPGAVFIIDPKKEKIAIAEAKKLSIPIVAVVDTNCDPDEVDYVIPGNDDAIRAIKLITGKMAEAVLQGKESATKAASLEAEKAAIEEKVEQEEAAEALADAALESPRGVADTKAEVSR
- the tsf gene encoding translation elongation factor Ts, which produces MTISADKVKELREKTGVGMMECKKALTEAAGDFEKALTVLRQKGLATATKKAGRTAAEGIIGSYIHHTHKIGVLLEVNCETDFVAKTDDFRTLVKDIAAQIAAANPTYVSREEVPQDVIENEKAIYRAQVADKPAQVVEKIVDGKLDKFFDETCLLDQVFIKDPEHKLKIKDLVTEKIAKLGENIVVRRFARFQVGERS
- the pyrH gene encoding UMP kinase, whose amino-acid sequence is MTKNLRYKRILLKLSGEALMGEKGYGIESAVVHDMASEIREIVQMGVEVAVVIGGGNIFRGVEASVKGMERASADYMGMLATVINALALQNALEKIKVQTRVQSAIEMQELAEPYIRRRAIRHLEKRRVVIFAAGTGNPYFTTDTAAALRAMEIGAEIILKATKVDGIYSSDPIKDPSAKRYGTISYMEVLRKGLSVMDSTAISLCMDNSLPIMVFNLRGKGNIKKIVQGKKVGTLVGGNHAEGTQKKRR